CTGTTACTTTGATTAGTTTAATATGTGGAGGAATAAAACAATACACAACAGGAAATTCCAGATGCAGAGCGAGGCCAGGCTTGTGGAGGTTTCATCCTTAACCGGAGGAGTATCCGCTCTAATTGTCTCATCATATTCACTAAGTGTAAAGGCTAACGGGCCGGATCGTGGAGGTAGAGGTTGTTTCAATAGCCTTTCGTTTCCAGCCGATGACGTTAAAGGGACAGGCATCTAACATTGTGCTTGTAGAGCAAGCAAACGTGTCGACAAAGGGATTGATTTACTAAACTGGATTGCCTGggtaaacaatttaaaaacatcatGTTTTCAGccagctgcatattagtcatGTGTATGCGTTCTAGCCTTGCTTGCCAAATCTTCTAACACCAGGGTTCTTTATTCTATGGTTTTGtggtaaaaaatgaaatgcctGGGTTTTAATAACCTTAGGGACCATTGGCCTTATGAAAGTCTATGAAAAAATGGACTTTGTTAGAAAAAcatgacttcattagcattggcATAAAGAATCGGCTCAGTGTGATGTTTGGGCACCCAAAATATGAAATGACCGCCTGCAATGGCGAGCTACAGGTCTGCGGAAAGGAGGTTCATTGCAACAGAATGAAGCTAAATAAAATTTTTGTTGCAAGGTTAACCTGAATTCCTACCTATAACGATCAAATTGAAATGTTTACTTTTGCCCAGGACTTTCCTTTTAACAATGCATTCCGCAGGGACATCTCTGCCTTTCTTGAAGGATACATTTGCCACCGTTGCACCATAAATGCCCAGTGAAGTTGGGGTCATCGCAGCTAGCCCACAAACTTAGAGTTTAGTAAACTGACCGGAGTAAGTGAACTGCTTGTTCCAACATTAAGAGATACTAAAAGCCTCAGAAACCACTTTTATACGTGCGCCACTGCCAGGGCGGAACTGGGGATTCAAATGACCCCCGGCGCGTTATCTGAAGGAGATTGCATGGTCTCTTAAATTAACATGCAATTGGTTAGTGTTGGGCAGCACAGAGCAAAGAGTATTTTGCATGGAAATCTGCCGTACAGTTTTCCAGAGCCACATAATCCCAGTTTTTAATTGGAAAATGTCTGCGGGGCAAACTGTATTACGGACAGTTTTCTGGAACAAGTCAAAGACACGTGTATTGTGGGAATCCCTCAATGGACCatctagaaaaagaaaaaaaaacggtaaACTGTAATCTCTGTCCCAGACGCTCGTAAAATTCACACTTTGATTTCGGAACCAGGACTGGAAAATCTACAGTCATTAAGCCCCTGAAAAATGCATTTGCCGCAGTCTCggctttctataaaaaaaaaaaatacaaaaaaaaaagaaaaaacccagcGTGAAAATGCATCTCCAAATAAGCATTTGGGGGATTACgtgttgaaataaaatattactggaAAGGGGTGAATTTCCGCCAAATCTTCTGTGCCAAACTCAGCCCACTGGCTGTGATCTTGGAGAGGCTTAGTTAACCAGGAATGGTTTCCAGATCCATAACAGGCAGAAAATACATCTCAGCTCTACTGCAATTAGGTCTCAGATTTACCTCCCTTGGATTATCCTTTTGCTATATGATGTACTGAGTCACCCCAGCGGGTTGGATACCTGTCAGCTAGTTAAAAGGTTAACTTTAACGTAACTACAGATCATGAACCTCAGGGTTCCACCTGGCAGATGCAAAAGTGATACTAATGTCATCTTAAAAGTTCTAAAAATGCGAACTGATCCCGAGAAGTCTAGAATATTGTTGCAGAGGTAACATTgacattctttttctttttgttttagatgGGACTGCGCAAGTTCAAAGATAAAAGGAGAAAGTAGTCCCTGAAATGTTCTGGTAACCATGAGAATTCGGATGAAGGGCGATGTTCTCTGCACACTTTTCTTACTGACTGCTCTCTGCACTTTGCTCTACGGTCTTCTTAAACCAGGTGCAAGACAAGGAATTTCTACCGGGAAACAAGCAAAGGCGCTCAATGTCCAATCTGTCACCACGACTTCCAAGAGGTACTATAATACCAAAGTAAGACCCGAAAAGACAAAGATCCTATCCGATACTTATAATGTAGGCATTGACAGTGAAGAAGTTAAAGCCACCATTCAAGTTCCAATAACGCAGCCTCCCTTTGACTTTGACCAATACCTCAGAAGCAAGGACCACCGTAACTTCAGCATGCTAATTAACCAGCCCAACAAGTGTGCCAAACCCTCAGGAGATTCCTTCTTGCTTATCGCCGTGAAATCCATCGTGGAAGACTTTGACCGCCGTGAAAGTGTACGCAAAACCTGGGGAAAGGAAGGGATTATCAACGGGGTGCGGGTGAGGAGAGTCTTCCTTCTGGGGACCCCAAAGAATAGGACGCAAGTGTCCTTGTGGGAGTCCCTTATGCAACAGGAGAGTCATTATTACAAAGATATATTGCTATGGGATTTCCTCGATACCTTCTTTAATCTGACCTTGAAAGAGATTCACTTCCTCAATTGGGCTCAAACGTTTTGCAACGATGTTAAGTTTATCTTTAAAGGGGATGCTGATGTTTTTGTCAATGTAGAGAACTTGATTAATTTCTTGCAAGCCCAAAACTCCTCTGATGATCTATTCGTCGGAGACATTATAAATCAAGCGAAACCCATAAGATCCAAGAAAAGCAAGTACTACATCCCAGAGACAATGTACGGGTTAGGAATGTATCCACCGTACGCAGGAGGCGGCGGATTCCTAATGTCAGGGGTCACTATGAAAAAGCTGTCAGAAGCCTGCAAGGAGGTAGAGCTCTTTCCCATAGATGATGTGTTTTTGGGAATGTGTTTGCAACGGATCAACCTTAAGCCTGTTCTACATGCAGGGTTTAAAACGTTTGGAATCCCGAAGCCCTCGGCTGCACCCAACCTACAGACTTTTGACCCCTGCTTCTACAGAGACCTGATGGTTGTCCACAGCTTGAAGGCAGCAGAGATCTGGCTAATGTGGAATCTCCTTCATAGTCAACAACCACCTTGTTCCCAGAAACAGAGAATAAAGAAACCCTTTcactggaagaagaaaaaggccAAACAAGTGCCAAAAGCTGTCACGACTGACCAGTGGCCAAGCAACCCACATGCGGAGAGCCAGAAATAGATGACATGTGGCCTTCAAGACTCATTGGCAGAGCCCTAGAACTTTGGAGAAGCAATCCCATGCTCTCATATTTAATGTCCAAGTCATTCTTTGGCTACACAGCAGAAGGTGAGACATGCTTTTTAGACAAGAAACCCCACCAGGATAATTATGGCAGACCGCATGTCATGTGATGAGGAATAAACACATGTAGACAGTATTAGGGGAATAGTCATTTAGGGAACGGTTGAAACATATGCACTGATACACACCTGATGCTTGTCCTAATCACGCGTCACATTAAAATCGTATGAAAGTACTTGCTTTGGTCGTAAGCATCGGcacgataaaaataaaaaatggacaaCGCAGTTGTAACCAATAGTCTCCTTTTATTGGCCTGTGGGtaaacatgctgtttgggggcaacaaATTCAAGAATTattgttaacaaaaaataaaataaatcatctaATTGATTAAATCAACATTTCCTAGCCAACCCTTTCAGGGGGGGAATCCATCACAACTTGGTTTTAAAACAGATATAATCCCTATAAATAAACTACACCGTTATTTTGTATTCTAAGACCAAGCTATCAACCCCTCAAGCATGCCTCAGTCTGTTCATACTTCCTGTCACATGGGCTGATGACATCACCACGACTTCAAAAGACATAATACTAGCAGGCATGGGCAGTGTAAACTCAAATAACAAACAGCAGCAAAATTTCACTACGAGAGgcttttttttgccccccctGGGATGCTTCAGCAGGGCAATGTACGGAGATTTGTTGATGCGTTAACCCTTTGGTAACCAGAGGCAGTGTAAATCCATGGTTGGCTTAGCCCAACTGGCAAGCAAGTAGTTAACTCAATATCTGAAAGGAGGAAGACTAAAATCAGAAATGATGAAAAAGCTTTTCGCCAGTCCCAGGGCTCTATGCTGTGTGAACGCCCAGCTCTCTCCATGCATGCTTATTTATTGTACACACATTTTACTATTctttcagattaaaaaaaaagaaagtcataTTTACAAAATTTTGTACATTTCGAATAACACACAATTTTGCCCATATATCACAagttattacattaaaataatacaaatgggaTAAATGTCTATACATATTTCAAATGCCCACCCCATACACAGATCCCCTCaccaatatcatatatataatatacatatacaaagcCAGGTTGTGCATTGGCCATTTATCTGGCACAAAACGCTTATTGGGCAGTAGGGTAGTGTCCGTATAACTTGTACAGAACGGGGTGCGTGTATTTACATCAGAGGAAGCGGAACGCGCGGCTCAGCAAATGATTCTACAGGACCTACCCTCTCCAGGCCACGGATTCCAAACACAGATGTGTCCTCCCTTTACAGCTGCCGAAAAACTTCACCTAAGCTTGGCACTGCATAATTTCACGCACATATTGTGCTTCCCACATGCAAAGCAGGTGCTCCTTGCTGAGCTGGGCATTATGGATCTTCTATCCTGTGATCATTTATCAGGCGGATCTCTCACACATACAGAGGTATTTGGCTATTGTCTACAAGAAAATATTGCCTCTTTACCAAGAGCATCTTGGGGGTTATTTGGCCTCTCTTCAAAACACTGGACTAAGAAGCGTTATGGTTTGTACGCGTGTGGATCTGACAAAGAAAACAGGCACAGGGACGGTATAATAACCAATAATAGTTATTTGAAAAGGTATGCTACGcttaataatgtatatgtattcataTACAGAGCACAGAGGAAAAGAGTCCGGCTGAGGTTATTACAAGATTTGTTTCTGGGGCTATTAGGTAAAGTACATATAAAAGCAACCGTACATTTAGGAGGTACCCGGGACCCCTGAAATGTACAGCTTAGCTTTCACAATAATGAGTACTCCGCCATCATAATTGACACACGTGAACATACATGTTTACGTGTTCTAGCAGTGAAATGACATTTAGTGGCTGTACAGCATACAATGTGACTGCTTGTAGGTACCTTCAACATCTGCAATATCTTATTCTTCTCCATAGCTAATAAATTGATTGAGTGACTGCCTTGGACAGGTGGAGGGAACTAACAAGTCATCATTGAATCATATTGTTTGGCCCTTAGAGGCAATAAGATTGTTCTGGTCAATATGTATGAACTCCATACCTTCTCCGAGATGGTGTCAAAGCTTCAGCGGCTTTTCAAGTACTGTGTTTGGCCAAGAGAGCCAAGCATGATCAGCAGCAGATAAGAGATGGAAACAAGTAACTCTGCCTCCTTCTAAAGCAAGTCTGCCTTAATATTACACGAGGGACCCGACACGTTCAGATTCTTGGTGGGCAAAGCTTTATTAAAGTTTTATATGATAAAGTTCTTGCGACTCACATCTGGATGGTGTTCCACCAGCCGGACCTATCATCGAAACATTTAAGATAAAGGAGAAGTGTCTTCGCAATATAACGGTTTGTGCAAAGCCTGTATAAAATATCTCTTTAAACAGTATTTCATGGCAGGACCTTGGAGGGAAGAAAAATACCAGATACCTTTGACGAGGCAAACATGAAAGCATATTAATAGAATGGAAAGTATcgtaaaataaaccaaaaaaagggACTGTGAAAAAAGGTGATGACAACGAATGGGATGtttaaaaaccaaacaaaaaaatccgCATGTCAAGTACTTTCTAGGCATATGGCATGTTATCTCCACCATACAAAAGCTTCTGAACATCTCCATGCTCATTTTTAGATACTGGTCACTGAACACGATGACCGATCAAGTAAAGTGTATGTAGTGCAAATGGTTAAACAGGAATCAAAACATGTTCCCGTTTGGCATTATACTCATCATGGAGGTATCCTACAGTGAATTCTCTGTAGGACACCTGCAAAGTCGAAGAGTAAAAACACCAGCTTCACCCACTCCTATGTGCCGAACGCATGTGCAActggaaggggaaaaaaaatgaacaggcGGTGAACGCTGCAGGGTCCTGAGGGGGCTAAAAGTGTTACACTACGTGATGTTTTGACACCCTAAGGAACACAGAGGCTACAGCACACGGCATGACGATGCTATTCTCAAAACATGAAAATCCTGTTCCTTATGCTTTTGCCGGATGACTTGGACCAGCTTTCTTGCCTATACCGCTCCGTGACTCACTGTCATGAGCTGGCAAGACAGGGTACAACCCAGAAGGCAAGAAGTCGGAAGGAATCTTGGCAGTACTGAGTACTGAAGTCTCTACAGCGTGGAAAATACCCCAGTCATTTTAGAATTACCTCTGCTGACAAATACACAAAGATTCTGAGGCGGCTTTGTGAGTATTGTGATTTTTAAAGTCACATGATGTGGTGGTACCTGAAGgagcatatatatctatatatatatatatatacacacacatatacacacatacatacatttgtgtatatatatatatatatatatatatatatatatatatatatatatatatatatatatatacacacacacatatatacacaccagtcaCACTTGAAACGGTCCTTGACCATAGTAATATCAATGTCTTTACATACAACTTTAGTAACACGTACAGATGCGACTACCATGTGAATTCAGTAACACTAACATGAAGATTCCTCACTTCCTGCTCCCGCATTTGGCTCACATACGTTTGTGCTTATAGATACAGTATAGAGTGCTCTGTCCGCCTTTGATCTTTTACCATGAAGGTCACGGGGACGTCAAAGACACACTGACCACACAAGGGTTGCCTGTTAGGAACCGGAATCAAGGAGGGAGCAAGCGGCAGATGTCCATGCAGTGCCTCTCAGATCTTCCAAGAATCAGACAAAGCATGGCGGTGCCAACAGGGCTTTGTGTGGCTATTAGACAGCGAGTCAAGGCACGTTGGGCCAAACTAACCCACCAGTTTGTTCCGTGCTTACTGGCTCAGCTCGCTTGATTTTTGCTGCGTGCCGGCTCTTGGGGCCCCGTAGAGAGTTACAGACGCTATATGGTTGTTCTGCATCACCTAGAAaccaaaaataggaaaaatattGAGTCTTGGAGCCTCGTTGTGTTCACAAGTGACAACGTTACTTGATCGCTGTTGCAGTTCAGCTCAGTGTTCAGATCTCATCTGGCGGTAACTTTTCAAAGGTCAGCACTAGGCTCATTTCTATTGTATGAGGCTATACAATGCTTAGATGTTTCCTATGGTACATGTAACATGTAGCCTATAGACTGTGCATCCCACAGGAATGTGGTAAACATatggatgagaaaaaaaattaaaaaggaataaaatacattgttcctAACCTCAAAGATCATTCTCTGGAGGCCGAAGCAAAACGTTGATCCAAATGGATTTGTGTTGTTAGGCGAAGATGATCTGAAAGGCAATTAAAAACTGTAAAATCCTTAAGTTTTTCAcgttaaatgtaaaatgttgtgAAAATAATGAGTGTAGTGCCTCTAACTCTGGGCTAAAGAGTTGGACTCCCCGGAATCCCATACAATGTCTTTTACCTGTGCAGAACCACTGGTTTCTCCATCGGATGTCCAAGGAGCTCCTGAATACTGTCCCACTGCAATATAAATGCAATATAGGTTACAGACAAGACAAGTCTAGCTACGTCTTACAAACTACAGGTCCACAATAATTATTCAATAATGACGTAGAATGTCATATACAATTTCATATTGAGGAGACATTAAAAGTCTTGCTTTTAATAGTAACAAAAAGTCTCAATACGCGGCAGATCTCCTCACCTTGCTATAGGTAGTACAAATTTCCGTTTGTGTTTCAGATGTGTCTGTGAGAAGATGAACACAAGGTGCAATCATTATCATTTGT
The nucleotide sequence above comes from Spea bombifrons isolate aSpeBom1 chromosome 10, aSpeBom1.2.pri, whole genome shotgun sequence. Encoded proteins:
- the B3GNT9 gene encoding UDP-GlcNAc:betaGal beta-1,3-N-acetylglucosaminyltransferase 9, translated to MRIRMKGDVLCTLFLLTALCTLLYGLLKPGARQGISTGKQAKALNVQSVTTTSKRYYNTKVRPEKTKILSDTYNVGIDSEEVKATIQVPITQPPFDFDQYLRSKDHRNFSMLINQPNKCAKPSGDSFLLIAVKSIVEDFDRRESVRKTWGKEGIINGVRVRRVFLLGTPKNRTQVSLWESLMQQESHYYKDILLWDFLDTFFNLTLKEIHFLNWAQTFCNDVKFIFKGDADVFVNVENLINFLQAQNSSDDLFVGDIINQAKPIRSKKSKYYIPETMYGLGMYPPYAGGGGFLMSGVTMKKLSEACKEVELFPIDDVFLGMCLQRINLKPVLHAGFKTFGIPKPSAAPNLQTFDPCFYRDLMVVHSLKAAEIWLMWNLLHSQQPPCSQKQRIKKPFHWKKKKAKQVPKAVTTDQWPSNPHAESQK